A region of the Arenibacter antarcticus genome:
TACCTCCTTGTGATCTCCTAAGGTCTTGTGTCTATGCCCAATTATAAGGTAGATGCCTACTGCGTGTATCGTTTAAATTGTAACTTACCCAATTAGGCTGTGGCAGTTAAGCGTCAATTTTAAATATTTTGTATTTTGATTTATCTATTTTACTTTTCCTGGATAGTACTTAAAAGTGTCTCGAAAAACAATAGTAATTGATGCCGCGTTTTTAGGTGTCGAATAATTGATTTGGATTAGGTGCTTTTTTATTTACTATAAGTAAGACATGAAGGCGATTTGGGCAACTATTCCTACAGATATAAAGTCCCTAACGTATGAGTGCGTTACCTTAACTTTCAAGATAAACTTATCACTCAAAAGCAATAATAAAGATTATCAGATCAGAAACGGATAATGTATTATAATAAGCCTTATTTAGTGATTCCTTTGGTTGGGATCAGGGTAAAGGTTTTAGGTAAATAACATTCTTAATCACTGGGAATGATTTTTTTATAAATTATATAGGAATAATCAAATACCTTATTAAAATTTCTAATTTTGCCACTATGCAGGAAACATTGGAAAAGTACCTTCCTGAGAGAGCGGTAGGATTGTGTCTGGAGCTCATAAAGGAAAATGATGTAAACTTAAAAATTGTAAACCAGCGTGTTACGCGTCATGGTGATTACAGAAGGTTGCCTAACGGTGCGCATATGATTACCGTAAATGTAAGCTTGAACAAATATCGATTTTTGATTACCTTGGTGCATGAAATTGCGCATCTGGTGGCGTTTGAGAAATATGGAAAAACAATTAAGCCCCATGGTGTCCAATGGAAAATGACATTTCAATATTTAATGCTCCCCTTTATTAGGCCAGAGGTGTTCCCTACCAAAATATTGCCGCTTTTGGCCAATCATTTTAAGAACCCTAAAGCCAGCAGTGATACCGATGCAAGACTATCCATAGCGCTCAAGGAATTTGACAAGCAGGAGGAGGGGAAGAATTATGTGTTTCAGTTGCCACATGGCAGTATATTCCGAATTTATAACGGTAAATTGTTCCAAAAGAAAAATAAAAGGGTAAAACGATATGAATGTATAGAAGTGGCAACTGGGAAAGTGTATCTTTTTCAACCGAATGCCGAGGTAGAATTGATAAAGACCTAAGCGATGGAAATGAATAAAAATTATTATGCCGTTTTGATGGCTGGTGGAGTAGGGTCGCGATTTTGGCCTATAAGTACCTCCGATTTTCCAAAGCAATTTCACGATATGTTAGGTGCAGGGGATACTTTGATTCAAAAAACGTTTAAGCGACTGAATAAATTTATTCCTACAGAAAACATATTGATCTTGACCAATGAGAGGTATAACCAATTGGTTTTAGAGCAATTGCCATTGGTGAAACAGGAGCAAGTGGTTTTGGAACCTGCCATGCGCAATACCGCTCCCTGTATTTTATATGCTGCATTAAAAATACAAAAGAAGAATCCGGATGCTGTTATGATTGTTGCACCCAGCGATCATTGGATCGAGGATGAAAGTGCATTTGCTAGAGATGTGGTTAGCTGTTTTAACAAATGTGAAAAAGAAGATGTTCTTTGTACCCTGGGGATAAAACCAACCTTTCCCAATACCGGTTTTGGTTATATAGAATATGAAAAAACAGATACCACTCCTGTAAAAAGGGTAAAACAGTTTAGGGAAAAACCAGACTATGAAACTGCTAAAGAATTTTTAAGCCAAGGAAATTTTTTATGGAACGCCGGAATTTTTATGTGGAGTGTTTCGGCCATAGTCAACTCCTTTGAGAAATACTGCCCTGAACAGTACAACTTATTCTGGAAAGGTGTAGGTTATTACAATACAGAGGAAGAAAGTGCATTTATTTTGGAGCATTATCCGAAGGCTGAGAATATTTCCATAGATTACGCAATTTTAGAGCCATCATCCAATATTGTAGTGCTACCGGCCTCATTTGATTGGAGCGATTTGGGGACCTGGGGGTCCTTATACGATAAGTTGGATAAAGATGATGACAACAACGCTGTGGTGAATGCTAGAGTGCTAAGCGTGAATGCCAACGGCAATATCATTCGTGCCCCAAAAGAGAAAATTGTTGTTGTAGATGGATTAAACGATTACATAATTGTGGATAAAAAAGAGGTGTTGCTAATATATCCGAAATCTAAGGAACAGGAAATTAAAAAAGTACTTACAAAGGTTAAAGATCAGTTTGGTGATCAGTTTGCGTAAAGATGGAAGAAAATTTAAAGAAAAAGGACGATAAGGGGTTTTCTAATGGAAACCCAGAGAATATCAAGAGAGATTTTAAAGGCCTTTTAGGAGGGGTCGGGGTATTCTTGAAGGATTTATTAGATATTCGTGACAATACTGATCAAGAGGCTACCAAAGCGTCCATTATTGCTGATATACCCTTTAAGGGACATACGTCATGGATTTTGATCTGCTCTATTTTTATAGCATCTGTGGGGCTGAATGCCAATAGTACAGCAGTGGTAATAGGTGCGATGTTAATCTCTCCCCTTATGGGACCTATTTTAGGTGTGGGGCTTTCTTTGGCTACCAATGATATTGATACCTTAAGGCGATCGTTAAAGAATTTCGCAGTCATGGTGGTGCTCAGTGTTTTTACTGCGTTCTTGTTCTTCTACTTTTTTCCATTGCGCGATGAATCATCGGAGCTACTAGCTCGTACGGCACCAGACATTAGGGATGTGCTTATTGCCTTTTTTGGTGGCCTTGCCCTAGTGATTGCCAGAGCAAAAAAAGGGACCATTGCCAGTGTGATCTTTGGTGTTGCAATTGCCACCGCTTTAATGCCTCCATTATGTACCGTAGGTTTTGGATTGGCCATTGGTAATTTTGGGTATGCTACAGGAGCAATGTACCTCTTTACAATAAATACCATTTTTATTGGTTTGGCGACCTTCCTGGTGATAAAAGTGTTGCGCTTCCCTATGGTGCGGTATGCCAATTCTCAACGCCGAAGGTTTATTGCAAGAATGGCCTCTATAGTTGCTATTTTAGTTATGATTCCAGCAGGATTTACCTTTTATGATGTCTTTCAGGAATCGCTTTTCAGAAAGGAAGCCAAGCAGTTTATTGCCAATAATATTAAGCCCTATGAATTACCTGGGGAAGGTAGATACCTAGATAACCTAACGGATATTGCGTACGCGCATGGGAAAGATGGCTATATAGAATTGGTGTTTATGGGCAGTGAATCTATCCCGGATAATGTCGTAGCTACTTGGAATACGCAAAAGAACAATTATGTTAAGTTGCGGAACGTGGAATTAAAAATTGTACAAGGTTCCAAGAATTTGGAATTGGATCAAATGAAGTACGTAAACGAACTGTACGAAACTAAAAAAGCTGAACTCTTAAGTAAGGAACAACAAATACAGGTCCTAAAAGAAGAGGTGGGGAAAATGAGTAAAATTGCTGCCCAACAAATCCCTTTTCAAGAAATTAGTGCAGAGGCAAAGACCAATTATGAGAATTTGAGTAATTTGGGTTTTGCCTATACTATTACGACCGATTTTAGTAAGTTAGATACCATCCCCGTTTTTAATGTGCAATGGAAAAAAGGACTGTCTAGCCATCAAAAAACAAAGGACACCCAAAAATTAACTGACTGGTTGCGATTAAGATTAAAGAATGCTAAAATTCAGGTAAGGGAAGAAAAAATTTAATTTCTTTCTTCTATATACATCTGGCGCACCTTTTTAAAGAGTTCCGAGGAATAGACAAAGTCTGTTACCGCCTCGTTATCTGTTTTAAAAATCTCCTTATTGCTGCCTTCCCATTCTTTGAGTCCGTTCTTTAGGAAAATTATCTTTTCGCCTATTTCCATAACGGAGTTCATATCATGAGTATTGATCACCGTGGTAATGTCGTATTCCTGGGTTATTTCATGGATCAGATTGTCGATCAGTATTGCTGTCTTGGGATCCAATCCAGAATTGGGTTCATCGCAAAACAAATATTTGGGGTTCATCACTATGGCCCTTGCAATGGCTACCCTTTTTTGCATTCCCCCAGATATTTCAGAAGGAAATTTTTTATGGGCATCCAAAAGGTTTACCCTTTTTAATACAAAATCTGCCCGGTCCTGCATTTCTGATTTGGATTGTTTGGTAAACATGGTTAATGGAAACATAACATTGCCCTCTACGGTCATAGAATCGAATAAAGCGCTACCCTGGAATACCATGCCCATCTCTTGCCTAAGATCTCGCTGTTCGTCTCCCGTTAAGTCGGAATAGATTTTTCCATCATAACTAATAGTGCCCTTATCTGTACTAAAGAGGCCGAGTAAGCATTTTATAAATACAGTTTTACCAGACCCACTTTGGCCGATGATTAAATTGGTCTTGCCCTTCTCAAAATTAGAACTGATCCCTTTTAATACATGGGAGTCATCAAAAGATTTATGGATGTTGTTTACTTCTATCATTAGCCCAATAGTAATTGTGTTAGCACATAGTTGAAAATAATAATAACTACACTGGTCCATACAAAGGAAGTAGTACTCGCTTTCCCTACTTCCAAGGCTCCACCTTTCATATAATACCCATGGAAAGAGGGTATGGTGGCAATGACGAGTGCAAAAACAATCGATTTTAAAAAGGAATAAGTGATGTGAAATGGAATAAAATCTAATTGTAGTCCTTCTACAAAGTCGGCACTGGAACTAAATCCGCCGAAAACTCCAGCTACCCAGCCTCCAAAAATACCTACGTACATAGCAATGGCTATTACAAAAGGATAGAATAGCATGGCAATAATTTTCGGAAAGACTAAATAGTTTAAAGAATTGACTCCCATGATCTCCAGAGCATCAATTTGTTCCGTTACCCGCATCGTTCCAATACTAGAAGTGATATAAGACCCCACTTTCCCCGCCATAATAATAGAGGTGAAAGTCGGTGCAAATTCCAATATAACCGATTGCCTGGTGGCAAAACCGATAAGGTTTCTGGGTATTAATGGATTGGTAATGTTTAGAGCGGTCTGTATTGCTACAACACCACCTATGAAAAACGAGATAAAAATTATTATGCCGAGGGATCCATAAATAAGTTCGTCAATTTCCTTTAAGATCAACTTTTTCATTACAGACCATTTTGTGGGTTTTTTAAAAACCTCCCTGATCATAATAAAATAGCTGCCAATCGATGCTAAGTAGTTCATTCAATATAAATATGCTTGCAAATGTAAAAATAACAATATTAAGAATCATTTAACCTTCAATTGAGGTATAAAGGTTTAAATTCTATATTTTTGAGTTTCATAAAATTTATAATAATGATAAAAAGAAGTGTATTAGTATTGTTTTTGTTGGTATTCCTTGGTTATGCCAGCGTTCCTTTGCATGCCCAAAGGAAATCTCGGAATAAAATAGAGATTAGTGAGACTAAAGAGATTGCTGCTACTCCAAAACTGGTAGTTGGTATCGTAGTGGATCAAATGAGGTATGATTATCTTACCCGTTTTTGGGATCGCTATGGGGAAGGTGGATTTAAACGAATGGTGAATGACGGTTTTAACTGTAAAAACAATCATTTCAATTATGCGCCAACCTACACTGGCCCGGGGCATGCATCTGTGTATACCGGTACTTCCCCTTCTGTACATGGTATAATAGGAAATGATTGGTACGATAAATTTGATGATAAAAGTGTATACTGTGCAGGAGATGATTCCTATAACTCTGTGGGTACCGCCTCCGACTCGGGGAAAATGTCTCCCCATAGGATGCAATCTACTACCATGACAGATCAATTGCGATTGCATACCCAAATGCAAGGGAAAGTAATTGCAGTTGCTATAAAAGATAGGGGTGCTGTTTTACCTGGAGGTCATTCTGCTAATGCAGCCTACTGGTTTAAAGGTGGCGATGAGGGCAATTGGATAACAAGTACGTATTATATGGATGAATTGCCTACTTGGGTAAAGGATTTCAATACCAAAAGAAGTGTAGATGCGTACAAAAAGCCATGGACTACCCTAAAGGATATCAATACCTATGCAGAAAGCGGATCGGATAAGAATAATTATGAAGGCTTATTTAAAGGGAAGGCTTCGGCTACTTTCCCATATGACCTAGAGGCTTTGTGGGATGATAATGACCAATATAGCATACTTGCCAACACGCCCTATGGAAACAGTCTGACTACCGATTTTGCATTGGCTGCGTTAGACAAGGAATCCTTGGGAGAGGATAATATCACGGATTTCCTTGCGGTGAGTTACTCAAGTACGGATTATGTAGGGCATAAATGGGGTGTTAATTCCAAGGAGATACAAGATACTTATATGCGTTTGGACCAAGATTTAGAGCGCCTATTTAAAAGATTGGATGAGAAGGTTGGAGTAGGGGAATACACTGTTTTTCTTACTGCAGACCACGCAGCGGTTCATGTGCCGGCCTATTTGAAGGATCAGAAAATACCGGCAAACTATTTGTCGTTAACAGACATAAAGAATAAGCTAAACGATTATCTTAAATATACTTTTGGATCTACGGAAATCATTAAAAACATTTCTAACAATCAGATATTCTTGGATCATAAGGTGGTGAATAATTTGGATATAGACCTTGCTGAGATTCAAAATAATATTGCTCAAGAACTAATACTGTACGAAGGAATTTATAAGATATATACCGCCAATCAGATGTGGCAAAATAATTATACCAAGGGAATTTCCAATATTATACAGAATGGGTACAATCAGAAACGTTCTGGCGACATCCTTATCGTTTATGATCCATCTGCTATTAGTTATAATAAAACAGGATCTACCCATGGGTCTCCGTGGATATACGATACTCATTCTCCTTTATTGTTCTTTGGAAAAGGGATTAAAAAAGGGAGTACGGTAAACAGGACTGAAATTCCTGATATTGCCCCGACCATTTCAGCTCTTTTGGGGATGGCATTTCCTTCAGGGACAACTGGAGCACCTATAGTTGAGGTGTTAGAATAGTCAAAATATTGTTTTAGTAAGGGCCAAGCATTTCTTCTTAGAAAAGTTTGGCCCTTATTTTTTTCCAACGCAACTGGCGAATAAATTTACCTTCGGCTGTATTTACTAAAAAGGGTGACTTTTCTTTTTTTGCTTTTAAAAATCCCCGCATATTATCCCAGAATACTTTAGGCTTATGGTGCTTGAAGGCCATTTTAATGGAGGCGATAAAGCTAATTATCAGCCCGTACCTCATGGTGTACATGGCTTTTCCCTGTAGTAATCTCGCTTTTTGGTTGTATCCTTTTCCTAGGGGGCGAAGGTGTTTAACCGCCAAGCTATCTTCAGTGTGTATTTCAAAGGAATAGTACTGCGCAAGTAACTCATCTACTGTATCCCATCCCATTGCGTTTTTAAGTCCACCAATAGCTTTAAAACAAGTTTTGGAATACGCCTTAAAGGCTCCGCGAACGTGATCTTTATCCATGGGGTGATTTAAAATCCATTCCCCGCTTTTATCCTGCTCATAAATAAACCCTCCGGCAATTCCAGCCTTTGGATTAAGGTGAAAAATTTCGGCAATTTTTTTAAAGTAATCAGATGGCAGTATGGTGTCTGCATCTAATTTCACTAAGAAATCATAGTCAAGATCAATTATCTCCAAGCCTTTGTTAAAGGCATTAATTACTTTGCTTCCCGGCATATGCTCCTCGGAGGAAGTAGTGTTCAGCTTGGTGATAAAGGGATATTTGGAGGTGAAGTGGTCTATTACACTTTCCGTATTGTCCGTAGAATGGTCATTTACTACCACCACTCTAAAAGGTGTTAAGCTTTGGTTTGCTACGGATTGCAAGTTGTCCGAAAGGAAATTGCCCTCATTGTGGGCTGGGATGATAATTTGGTATTTCATCGTTTATTTTAAACAGCCTCTAAAATACAAAATACAATTGTGGATCACCTGGCTCTTTCAAGGGGTGGAAATCCCTTTATTTGGAATTGTTGTTAGCGTGTATTTTCCGCTCTGCATAGACTATGTAATAACGCGGGGTAAAGCTTCTAAGCAATGGTCTAATGCCTAGTTTTTTAACAGGATTAGTCCATTTGGCACTATCTTTAACTTCCCATCCAGCTTTTTCCAATAGCCAATCAAACTGCCATGGCTCAAATTCATGGAAATGCCTATCCCAAGCGTCGGTTTTACTGCGGTAGGCTGGTGAAAACCATAAACGTAACGGGATACTAGCCACTAATTTATTACTTTTTATTTCCGTTAGAATGTTGTATGGAGCAATTAAGTGTTCAAATATTTCGAAGGCAGTGACCACCTCGGCAGAACTTTTTTGAACAGAGGTGTAATCCAAATCTAAATCCTCCCCTTTAGTATTGGATACGCTATAACCGTTCTCTTTCATGATTCTAGAGAACGGGTTTTCTACACCAAGGTCCAAGATCGTTTGATCTGGAGATATGTGTTTTTTAAGAAAGTCAAGCGTATTTTTAAAACGTTTATTCGGAAAAGTTTTCTCGTACATGGACTCGTTGCTATTATACTCTGTAAACGATGGCATTTACATTCATTCCAGCGCCAACGCTGGCAAAGATAACAACATCTCCTTTGGAAATAGATTGATTTTCTACTTTTCCTTTTTTTACCATATCGAATAAAGTAGGTATTGTGGCCACCGAACTATTTCCCAGTTTAGCTATAGTCATTGGCATAATGCCTTTTGGCATTTCCTGATTGTATAGTTTGTAAAATCGCTTGATAATAGCTTCGTCCATTTTTTCATTCGCCTGGTGGATAAAAATTTTATTTACCTCCGATATGGCAACTCCGCTCTGGTCCAAGCATTCTTTCATGGCTAGAGGGACATTGGTGATAGCAAATTCATAAATTTTTCTCCCGTACATTTTTATGTACCTGTGGTCTTCATCGACCTGCTTGGAAAAAGAATCACCAAAGAAAAGGAAATACGCTTCCCCATTGGCATAAGTGGCACTATTGTGAGCTAATATTTGGCCATTATCCTCTCTTGATTCTACTATGGTGGCTCCGGCTCCGTCCGAGTAGATCATGGAATCGCGGTCATGCTTGTCAACAACCCTAGATAGTGTTTCTGCCCCAATAACAAGGCATTTTTTAGCAATCCCACTTTTTATAAATGCATTTGCCTGAATTACTCCTTCTAGCCAGCCTGGACAGCCAAACATGAGGTCATATGCCACACATTTTGGATTGTTTATTTTTAATTGGTGCTTCACCCTGGTTGCCAAGCTGGGTAAGGTGTCCCCTTGACTTTTACCCTCGGAAACATCGCCGAAATTATGGGCGAAAATGATGTAATCCAATTCTTCCTTATCAATGCCAGCATCGGCAATGGCTTTTTCAGCCGCAAAGAAGGCCATATTGGAAGTGTTTATATCTTTGGTTGCATAACGGCGCTCCTCTATACCAGTAATGCTCCTAAATTTTTGAATAATAACTTCATTGGAATGATTAAATGAAGTGCCATCATCATTTAAAAATTCATGTTCTAGAAAATCTACGTTTTTGGTTACTACTGATGGTAAGTAAGAACCAGTTCCTGTAATTCCAATTTTCATAATAGGTTACTCATTTTTTATTTTAAATATAATACAATGGGTCAGGTCTATTCTTTCGGCATAAAATTGCTTACGATGTCCAAGCATGACGTTCATTGATAGTTGTAAAGGAAAACAGCCTTTTAAATTTATGTAAAAGGCTGCTAACTAGTTGATTTGCTGATGTTTCTACGCGTCCATATAGGCCTCTATTGGAGCGCAGGTACAGATTAAATTACGGTCTCCATAGGTTTCGTCCACGCGCCTTACGGATGGCCAAAATTTGTTTTCCATGATATAAGGAAGTGGAAAAGCAGCTTTTTGTCTACTATAAGGGAATTCCCAGTTGTCCGAAGTAACCATTTCCAAAGTATGTGGAGCGTTTTTAAGGGGATTGTTGTTGTCATCGATCAATGCCTCATCTATTTCTTCCCTAATTGCGTGCATTGCGCCACAAAACCGGTCCAATTCTGCGAGGCTTTCACTTTCCGTGGGCTCTATCATTAAGGTTCCAGCTACAGGGAAGGAAACGGTTGGAGCATGGAAGCCGTAATCCATTAATCTTTTGGCTATATCGGATACTTCAATGCCTTTTTGCTTAAAAGGGCGACAGTCAATAATCATTTCATGGGCAGCTCTTCCTCTTTCTCCAGTGTAAAGAACCTCGAACTTTCCACTTAATTTATTTTTTATATAATTTGCATTTAAGATAGCGGTCCTTGTGGATTGGGTAAGTCCACTTTCTCCTAACATTTTTATATATCCGTAAGAAATAAGACATACCAAGGAGCTTCCCCAAGGTGCAGCAGATATTGCTGTTATAGCATTCTTTCCTCCTGTTTTAATTACAGGGTTTCCAGGTAAAAATGGAACCAATTGCTCTGCTACGCAAATTGGGCCAACACCAGGACCACCTCCCCCGTGAGGAATGGCAAAGGTTTTGTGAAGGTTTAAATGACAAACATCTGCGCCAATGGTTGCAGGGTTGGTGAGCCCTACTTGGGCATTCATATTGGCACCGTCCATATAAACTTGTCCGCCATTGTCATGGATCAATTTGGTGATTTCTTTTATAGACGATTCAAAAACCCCATGGGTAGATGGATAAGTCACCATTAAGGCGGCAAGGTTGTCTTTGTGCAAAATGGCTTTTTCAGCCAAATCACTTACATCAATATTGCCGTTATCGTCGGTTTTAGTCACCACTACCTTCATTCCCGCCATAACTGCCGAAGCCGGATTGGTTCCATGCGCTGAGGCTGGGATTAGGCATATGTTTCTATGTCCCTCTTTTCTAGATTCATGATAGGCCCTAATTACCATTAGTCCAGCATATTCGCCTTGTGCCCCAGAATTGGGTTGTAGGGAGGTGCCGGCAAATCCGGTGATTATATTTAGGTCCTTCTCTAATTCTTTTAGCATTATTTGATATCCTTCCGCCTGATCTATTGGCGCAAAAGGATGTATATTGGCCCAGCGTGCCATGCTAAGAGGAAGCATTTCTGAGGCTGCATTCAATTTCATGGTACAGGATCCCAAGGAAATCATGGAATGGTTCAATGCCAAATCCTTTCTTTCCAATTTCTTTATGTATCGCATCAACTCCGTTTCAGAATGATAGGAGTTGAAAACCGAATTGGCTAAAAACGGGGAGTTTCTCTTAACTGATGGGAGGATGGCCGAGGTGGAATTTAATGCCACAATGGTGTTCTCTTCTTTATCTAATGCTTCTGCGAAAATTGCAGTTATTGCCTGTAAATCCTTTAAAGAGGTTGCCTCGTTTAGTGAGATACTTATGGTATTACCATCAATATAATTAAAATTCACTCCTTGTTTTTCGGCGATTGCTTTTACTTTTTCAGCATCCGCGTTTACCATCAAGGTGTCAAAATAAGAGGAATTGATCTGGGAAACACCTAATTTCTCCAAGCTTTGCGCTAAGGTAGTGGCTGAGGAATGTACCTTGTTGGCAATGTATTCTAGTCCTTTGGGGCCATGGTACACTGCGTACATTCCTGCCATTACAGCTAAAAGTACTTGGGCAGTACAGATATTGGAAGTAGCTTTATCTCTTTTTATATGTTGTTCCCTGGTCTGCAATGCCATTCTTAGGGCGGTTTTGCCGTCGGTATCCTTGGTGACGCCAATAATTCTGCCGGGAATACTTCTTTTATATTCCTCCTTGGTGGCAAAATATGCAGCATGGGGACCACCATAGCCTAATGGAATACCAAATCGCTGTGTAGTACCCACTACCACATCGGCGCCAAATTCGCCCGGAGGGGTTAACATAACAAGACTTAATAGGTCTGCTGCTACTGCTGTTTTTATATTATTTTCTGAAGCTTTTACCACAAATGGTGCAAAATCGTGTACCTGACCATTTTTGCCTGGATATTGAAGAAGGGCGCCGTAGAAATCCTCGCCAAAAGTAAAATCTTCGTGGTTGCCAATCGTTAATTCAATTCCTAAGGGGGCCGATCTTGTTTTTAGTAAGGAAAGGGTCTGTGGTAAAATTTCCTCTGAAACGAAAAATTTCAACACATTGTTTTTCTTTTGCTCCCTAGAGCGTAATTCATAGAGCATGGCCATTGCTTCTGCAGCTGCCGTACTTTCGTCCAAAAGGGAAGCATTGGCCAGTTCCATCCCTGTTAAATCTACCACCATGGTCTGGAAATTTAACAAGGCCTCTAAACGTCCTTGGGCAATTTCTGCTTGATATGGGGTGTAGGCGGTATACCAACCTGGGTTTTCTAGAATGTTTCTTTTAATGACCGAAGGGGTTAGACCCTCATGGTACCCAAGGCCTATATAGGATTTGAAAATTTTATTTTTTTCCGATAGTTCCTGGATGTGCGACAAGTACTCGTGTTCGCTCATAGGTGGGTCCAGTACTAGTGGCTGCCTTAGTCTAATATCATCGGGGATGGTTTCTGTAATTAATTCGTCTAGAGTTTCTACTTTTATGGTTGCTAACATCTGTTGAAGATCTTCTTCTTCAATGCCAATGTGGCGTAAGGCAAATACGTCTGTCCTCATAGTTTGAGTATTTTATCTAAAAATAATGGTGTGCAAAAGTACTCATTATTTATAATTATTTTGTAGGTTTAATTAGGATCTCCTTTAAAGTTTTTAACCGACCAAGCGACTTATAAACAGTTTGTTGCAAATTGACTTATGTATTATTTAAAACGCTTGTTCGAGTTTTATCTGGATGCCAGTATCCATACGGCATTGGCGGTTTTTGCGTTGATCGAGGTTACCGGTGTTTTTTTTGGAATTACCAGAGACCATAACTTTTCCTTTTTGGTGTTTTTTGGCACTATAGTTTGCTACAATTTCGTTAAATATGGAGTAGAGGCCAAGAAGTATATTCTGGTGTCCAGTACCTACCATAGGTATATACAATTCGTTAGCTTTATTGCCGGCGCCTTTGCGTTATACCATGCGTTTTACATTACGCTTAGTGCTTGGGTGGGTATTGTTTTCTTGTCATTATTGACTGGGTTGTACGCTGTTCCCATGCTCCCCCGTGCAAAGAATCTTAGGAGCTTGGGCGGATTTAAGATATTCATTGTAGCCTTGGTGTGGGCGGGATCAACGGTGTTGCTACCAGTGATGTCTGCAGATAAGCCTATTCGTTGGGATGTAATTATTGAAGGAATTCAACGGTTTATAATGGTGCTGGTCTTAATGGTGCCTTTTGAGATTAGAGACTTAAAGTACGATGATTTGCGGCTTAATACCTTGCCACAACGCTTTGGTTTTATAAATTCTAAATTATTAGGTGCCTTTGGTTCCTTGCTATTTTTTATGTGCACTTTTTTAAAGGATGACATCACTTATTTGGATGTCATTAGTAAGGGGTTTTTGTTTCTTATTTTATGGCTAATGATCTATAGGACAAAGAAGATTCAATCCAAATATTTTTCTTCATTTTGGGTAGAAGCAATTCCAATTTTTTGGTGGGGATCCGTATTGGTAATCGGGCATTTCTTATCTACTTTCGCTTAGGGCTTTTTTTAACCTTTCCTTTTCTTCCAGCGGAAGCGTCCTTAGGTTGGCCTGGTCGCAAAGTGAGGTGAGCTTAGTGTTCTTTTTTATGAATGTTTTGCAGGTGCGACACATTAATAAATGAATCCTAATCCGTATTTTTTCAAATAGTGTGGCTTCCTTGTAC
Encoded here:
- the gcvP gene encoding aminomethyl-transferring glycine dehydrogenase; this encodes MRTDVFALRHIGIEEEDLQQMLATIKVETLDELITETIPDDIRLRQPLVLDPPMSEHEYLSHIQELSEKNKIFKSYIGLGYHEGLTPSVIKRNILENPGWYTAYTPYQAEIAQGRLEALLNFQTMVVDLTGMELANASLLDESTAAAEAMAMLYELRSREQKKNNVLKFFVSEEILPQTLSLLKTRSAPLGIELTIGNHEDFTFGEDFYGALLQYPGKNGQVHDFAPFVVKASENNIKTAVAADLLSLVMLTPPGEFGADVVVGTTQRFGIPLGYGGPHAAYFATKEEYKRSIPGRIIGVTKDTDGKTALRMALQTREQHIKRDKATSNICTAQVLLAVMAGMYAVYHGPKGLEYIANKVHSSATTLAQSLEKLGVSQINSSYFDTLMVNADAEKVKAIAEKQGVNFNYIDGNTISISLNEATSLKDLQAITAIFAEALDKEENTIVALNSTSAILPSVKRNSPFLANSVFNSYHSETELMRYIKKLERKDLALNHSMISLGSCTMKLNAASEMLPLSMARWANIHPFAPIDQAEGYQIMLKELEKDLNIITGFAGTSLQPNSGAQGEYAGLMVIRAYHESRKEGHRNICLIPASAHGTNPASAVMAGMKVVVTKTDDNGNIDVSDLAEKAILHKDNLAALMVTYPSTHGVFESSIKEITKLIHDNGGQVYMDGANMNAQVGLTNPATIGADVCHLNLHKTFAIPHGGGGPGVGPICVAEQLVPFLPGNPVIKTGGKNAITAISAAPWGSSLVCLISYGYIKMLGESGLTQSTRTAILNANYIKNKLSGKFEVLYTGERGRAAHEMIIDCRPFKQKGIEVSDIAKRLMDYGFHAPTVSFPVAGTLMIEPTESESLAELDRFCGAMHAIREEIDEALIDDNNNPLKNAPHTLEMVTSDNWEFPYSRQKAAFPLPYIMENKFWPSVRRVDETYGDRNLICTCAPIEAYMDA